One window of the Salvia splendens isolate huo1 chromosome 1, SspV2, whole genome shotgun sequence genome contains the following:
- the LOC121799796 gene encoding serine/threonine-protein kinase-like protein At5g23170 translates to MENRRKMYSFKAQEMEDATDGFSPSRLIGKGSHGSVYSGVLKDGRVVAVKKQSVALHDDSKLRNEALILSTITPNPCTITFLGATPSNNIIVTDYMPNGTLHHLLHLSPSPPPWPRRLDIALQLAAALRHLHDSNPSIVHRDVKSANILLDATWNARLADFGLAARLCDDDDVDSKLPAGTMGYIDPSYTAPGMLTAKIDVFSYGVVLLELVSARRVIDLTQSPASIVDWALPLIQQGRGLEICDKRIRSSMYTRRAITNLLGVAARCLSPEESSRPSMSEVVSSLQMTRPWTMDYVREMVRSMMRRKKSRVSGAIVTSGGGGGGNNNFSKGGLLVREILADITLK, encoded by the coding sequence AtggaaaatagaagaaaaatgtACTCGTTTAAAGCGCAAGAAATGGAAGACGCCACCGACGGATTCTCTCCATCGCGGCTGATCGGAAAAGGCAGCCACGGCAGCGTATACAGCGGCGTCCTGAAAGACGGCCGCGTCGTCGCCGTGAAGAAGCAATCCGTGGCCCTCCACGACGACTCCAAGCTCCGCAACGAAGCCCTCATTCTCTCCACCATCACTCCCAACCCATGCACCATCACCTTCCTCGGCGCCACCCCCTCCAACAACATCATCGTCACCGACTACATGCCCAACGGCACtctccaccacctcctccacctctCCCCCTCCCCTCCGCCCTGGCCGAGGCGCCTCGACATCGCCCTCCAGCTCGCCGCCGCCCTCCGCCACCTCCACGACTCAAACCCTAGCATCGTCCACCGCGACGTCAAATCGGCCAACATATTATTGGACGCCACGTGGAACGCCAGGCTGGCCGATTTTGGACTGGCGGCTCGCCTCTGCGATGACGATGACGTGGACTCCAAGCTCCCCGCGGGGACCATGGGGTACATTGACCCTAGCTACACCGCCCCGGGGATGCTCACCGCCAAAATCGACGTCTTCAGCTACGGCGTCGTGTTGTTGGAGCTCGTCTCCGCGAGGAGAGTCATTGACTTGACTCAATCCCCGGCCTCCATTGTGGATTGGGCGCTCCCCCTGATCCAGCAGGGCAGGGGATTGGAGATTTGTGATAAGAGGATTCGGTCATCTATGTACACGAGACGTGCGATTACGAACCTCTTAGGGGTGGCGGCGCGATGCCTGTCGCCCGAGGAGAGTAGTCGCCCCTCCATGAGTGAGGTCGTGTCGAGTTTGCAAATGACTCGTCCGTGGACGATGGATTACGTGCGAGagatggtccgatcgatgatgagaaGGAAAAAATCTAGGGTTAGTGGGGCGATAGTGactagtggtggtggtggtggtggaaacAATAATTTCTCAAAAGGGGGACTGCTCGTTAGGGAAATCTTGGCTGATATTACATTGAAATGA